The following DNA comes from Osmerus eperlanus chromosome 5, fOsmEpe2.1, whole genome shotgun sequence.
CACCTGCAGACGTTCCTTCAATCTGCCCCGACTCTCAGAGGTTCTTATTACCCCGGCCTGCCTCTGCTCTCTTCATATCTCAGGTTGACACATACAACCACTAAAGGAGTAAAGGTACTTGGGCATTTTTCTCAGTCAACTGTGTGGAATTTTACCCCAATCAACTTTTCGGAGGGGCGCCCCGGTTCAAGGCGACCTATCTGAACGTAGAATTTACCAAAAGGCGAAGGCATTCATTCATCACATCTGATAAGTGGAATTGAACAGGGAGCTGGGGCCCAATGGGAGCAGATGTAAAGGGGAGAGGAAGCTCTGCAGAGAGGACTACAGAGCCACTGGGTTTAGCCCAGAAATCCTTGGAAGAATATATATCACTATATCAGTATTAGTATCCAGTCCACTATTAGTATCCAGCACGCTCAAAGTATGTGTGTACTTCTTAGACCAACGGTTAGACCAAGTACTGGATGAATTGAGGTTGAGGTTATTAATTCCTATTATATAAAAAGCTCACCTGTATTCATTTATAGAGGTCATAAAAAAGAGATTGTGTGGAAATGTGTTTCCAACTCCAACACATGAATGAGAAGCATCGTTCTGCAGATGAGGCAGGTTCCACATCATGTCCTTAACAGGACAGAAGGATAGTTTGTTGTGAACGTCTTTATGCTATGCTAACATGGCTACGGCTAACATGGATATTAATGGTTGATAGCCCATGCATGCTGATCACTGAAAAGTCCTCTTTAAGGTTATGTAGAAACAATTTATATGATGACTAATCTGGAATTTGGAGGATTTAAGGTCCATTGACTTAGAGATCAGGATGCATTATACAAAGCCTAATTGTGTGTAAATAAAGTCTCGAATGACACTGACGATCTTAAATGCCATGGTCATAGAGACTTTtatctgtaaaacacacacagaaaagaaaTCGAACAGAGAAAAGATAAAGCAGCCTTGATCCCAATGATGGCAGCGATTCCTCAGATGaagtacattttttattttatgtatGTCTTTAAGTGTCCAgtacatgtgaatatttactGCATAATTAGCATGGAGGACCATAAATGTTGAAGCAAAGTGAAGATATGAATACTTAATTTACTGCTCTAATGAACAGGAagtcaaaaatatataaatatttatggAGTGATGAGATTTCACAGGGCATTAAATTAATGTACTAATTCAGTCCATTCTTATCAGCAAGCTGAATAAAATATCTTCCTCTCAGCATCCGAACGCTGGGTTTGAGACTGTGTCTTTAGTCCAAGAAAAATGTTAAGCgccggtgagtgtgtgtcaaaACCGGATATCCTTATCTTAGAGGGCATGGCCTGCTTTTAGTGGAGGCCATTACCCAGCTATCATACCCCCTCTGCACTCACACAAATGACAGATAATGACACTATTACTCCGTCCAGTCAGCACACATGTCAAAACATCCCAATCGAGCAGAGGAGAACCAGATTGATCTATAGTGGCAAAACAAactctctttacctcccctctctccctccctacagcccCCTGCAGAGGCCAAGGTGTGGGCCACACGTCAGGGTGACcaatcacctccctcccccctgacctccctcccccctgacctcccatcacctccctcccccctgacctccctcccccctcacctccccccctcacctccctccccccctgacctcccatcacctccctcccccctgacctccctcccccctcacctccccccctcacctccctccccccctgacctccctcccccctgacctcccatcacctccctcccccctgacctcccccctcacctccctcccccctgacctccctcccccctcacctcccatcacctccctcccccctgacctcccccctaacctccctcccccctgacctccctcccccctcacctccctcccccatcacctccctcccccctcagctcccccctcagctcccccctcagctcccccctcagctccctcccccctcacctccctcccccatcacctccctcccccctcagctccctccccctctccctccctcccctctgaagACCGTGCCAAGGacctccatcctgtctgtccGCTCCACCTACCTCCGGGCGCAGCCCTCCGACCAACATGTCTGCATAGCGCTGATTGTCAGCTCTGAGTCTTTCTGAGCATCTCAGAGGGGGTTGTCCCTGCTCTCCGCAGCCTGTCTTTGTAACCCCAATCCGGGAACAATAACAGCTTTGGTCACAGGCTGCTAAAACTCAGCTTGACAAAGCCTGGATGAGGAAGGAGTTCAGTGAGCGGTTACCAAACCGGATCCTGTTGATGCTAATTACACACAAACTCAATACAGTCCAGGCTGAATCTATCCTTCCACTTCCTGACATCTACACTTCAAAGCGACAGGAATGCAGTAATGTACAGTGCTCAAGACGTCAAGCTTTTGAAGGTTTACATGGCTGCTGCGTTGGTCGATGAATATTCATAACTGGAAAAACTTTTACCTCAAACTTCTGCTCACACCCCCACCGCTTTTTTTTCCAAAGATGGTAATCTTCCAAAAAATACTTGTCATAAACAAAGCTAGCGTGTCAAGCAGTACTATTCATCTCTTACGACGCCTATTTATAACCTGGGAGAAACATTCCTACCCTTCCAGAGGAAAATGATGTTTTGCAGAAATCTGTTTCTCAGCCTGCTAAGACAAAAATGGTTATGTTCACAGCAGAACATAAAATCAATCAGATTTGTAATGGTCTACACGGAGAGCATGACAAACAGCCATTGCAGTGGATGGCTTTCTGTATATGCACTCGTAACAATGGTGACAGAGGCTTTTTCCATACTCACTGCAGCCTGAAAATGAGAAACATTCTGTAAATAAGATATTACTCTATGGACAAAAATATTCCCTTGGACAATTTGCTTTTAAAATGAGTGCCAATTATAAGTGGGCATCGGTCTCCAGTGTACCAAAGCAAcatcacattttacatttaaataCGGGTTGAAATTCCTGGCAGATGAGAAATCTTTACTCTTTTTTTACTCTGGGGCAGTCAATATATCTATTTCACACTATTGCCCTCACAGGTATCTATTAGCATTAAGATAAACCTTCCTCCCTCAGTTGACTCAATCTACTCTGGAAATGGATGTATATGCAAACCCCCCAAAATAAGAATTACCTACAAAGTGTGATTCTGGCTATAATATCATATGCATGGGTGCATTATGACTACAGGCGTAATATATATTTCACAGTATTCAGCAAGCGGTAAACAAGAGTTGGCAACACACAGCGCACCATGAATCCCTCGATGCCGGCCTCGTCTGTACCCTCCTGGCACAACCCGTCCTCCCCTCCTGACTGGTGGCCCTGCTCCTGTTGACCTCATATGAGCTATGAACCCTGAAGCCAGCTCTCGGGGTGAACCCCACGGTGACGTCAGATTAGCCTCCAGCGCTAGCCTCCAGCGCCAGCCTCCAGCGCCAGCCTCCAGCGCCAGCCTCCAGCGCTAGCCTCCAGCGCCAGCCTCCAGCGCCAGCCTCCAGCGCCAGCCTCCAGCGCCAGCCTCCAGCGCCAGCCTCCAGCGCCAGCCTCCAGCGCCAGACTCCAGCGCCAGACTCCAGCGCTAGACTCCCTGTTCTGCCGCTTCCTGTTCTGCCAGGAATAGTCCTTTATGATGGCTGAACATCCTGTTTACACAAGCAGCGCAGCCCGCCCCTTGCAGGGAGAGTACGCCATCTTGGGGTGATGATGGAGGCCGGCTTGAACACGACTCACATCCTGCTGCTGTCCCAGACTCCTCCCCATCGACCAGGGCTGAGggtgcctcaacacacacacactctaacacacacacatcctcacacacacacacactctctcagtctctcacacgcacaaaacTGAACGGCTTGACTCAGAGACTGCATTCTGATGAgaatgggggggtggtggagttgTATGATGAGTTATATGAAtatgggggggtggtggagttgTATGATGAGTTATATGAATACTGTACATGTCTCAGTACAGTCATTTGTGAGACTCTGGCAAACCTTTGGGTTGCCTTCAGAGGGGCTTCACTGTACTGCTGTCCTGCCAGGTGAGTGGATCGTAGAGTGCGCATCTCTGGGCCGTGTACCAACTACAGTCCTGCACCGGGGCCGGTACCTGTGGTTCCCCGCAGGTAACCCGCTAAAATAGATTTTTTGGGGTTAGGGAAAAAATATTTCATCCCGCGAGGCGGCTTGCGGTTCAGAACTAATATATTGCGGGTCAGAAACGTTATTAAAATAAAAGGtttcaggatgtgtttaatgttACTTTAATTAATACTCAAGtacaagggcgtaggtttggtttGAACATTGGTGGGGACACAGTTTTTCTATTTGCTATCGATGCTCCAGCCTGTTGCTCAAAGCATGAGCAGAAAGCgtttgtgcaaacacacacacacacgcacacaagataCTGCATTACATACAATAGTGCCACACAATTAATAAATCTTTAAGGGACATCAGAGGAATATTAGCCAACGTTTGGAGTCTAAACAAATTATATGAATCTATTCCTTTTTTTAACGGGTGAGGGAAAATCTGTCTTTATGTCGGTTGTCGATTTGGTCTCAGAATTGATGTTGCCTGCGTTGTTCGGTTACGGCTCCAAAGAACCAAACCGTGCAGGACTCTAGTaagaacacacacctggtcaggcCCCCTTGCCACACGGCAACATCAAAACCtgacacaaatccaaactaaacAAACACGGCCTGTAGAGTCCGTACACGCAGTCAAGAGTCCTCGGGGACCAGCGTCGGTTAGGAGAGAAGTTGCGAGGAGACATTTGATTAGCGGCCTGCGCCTGGCTTCCCGCTGCGATCCAGAACAAAGAGGGTCTGAATGCGCCAGCGATGACGGGAGTCTTGGTATCGGAGCTCTCTAATTGGGGCCGCGGTAATCGCCCTCGTCTCTGCGGTCGAGCCGTGTCAACAGGCTCTCGGctgtggtgagagtgtgtgtgtgtgagtttatgtatgtgtgtgtgtgtgagagtgcctgagtgtgtgtgtgagagagcgtgtgtatatgtgtgtgtgtgtgtgtgtgtatgtgtaagtgtgaagttgtgtgtgtcagtgtgtttttgtgtgagtgtgtgtgtggtaaccgGGTAGTACAGAGCGTGTCAGTGCAGCCAGCCGTGGGCAGGagggacctacacacacagtaccgtctccatgagagaaaggaagagaagagaggtgaggctacaagagaaaaagacagaaagtgagagagagagagagagagagagagagagagagagagagagagagagagagagagagagagagagagagagaggaagggggagagggagagagcaagggagggagtgagggtgtGATGGCGAgcaggagatagggagagaaccagagaacccaacaattaaaaaaagagagagtgacttAGGTGCTACGGCAGGCCCGCCTGGGCCCTCAACACCGCAGGTAAGAGGAGGAGAACATCTGAGTACCTCCTACATGGATGAGGGCTGATTAGACGAATGACTATAAGAGTATTCTGTTCCCAGACTGATGGGCTGCACTTCACTTCTCTACGAGGCCCACACAGTGAGCCTGCAGGCTGGCAGAGCTAAGAGGAGCCTTGTCAATGACTCAAAAGGTCAGCCGGCTATATGAGGAAAAGAGCAGGTATCGAACAGAAAACACCTCAAGCATCCATGTCCACACTTAGCTAGTAGTGGAGGGGTTAAGGACGAAAGCTCGCGGCTATATCCAATAATCCTATCAGAACTTTACTCAGGTACCACAGGTGAACTGTCTGTTCTGAGCACCGCTCAGGATCCTGTCTGTACGTAGGAAACGCAGGTGGAGGCAGACTCACAGTACGGACACGATGTCTCCACGCCGGACCTGGTAGTTCCTCACGCTCCAGCGGTTCAGTAGGACCACGTCAGACGCAGAAACTCCTTCAGGGTTCAGCGAGGgctgtggaaacacacacaatgagacacagcaagacacacacacacaaagacactgtctctgctggtctctcctctcctcctgtctctgctggtctctcctctcctcctgtctctgctggtctctcctctcctcctgtctctgctggtctctcctctcctcctgtctcggctggtctctcctctcctcctgtctcggcTGGTCTCTCCTGACAGACACGACACCTTGCTTCCCCTCAGAGCAGCACCTTTAATCCCCTCACCGCTGCAGGGTTACTCACCCAATCTGAATGTCACATTACGGTTCACACGCATCAGCTGTCACAAAGGACAGTGTTACCGGGGAAACAGACGGAGCATCATCCGAGGACACGATACCCCACACGTTCAGACTGAGAGGAACAACGTACCCCACACGTTCAGACTGAGAGGAACAATGTACCCCACACGTTCAGACAGAGGAACAATGTACCCCACACGTTCATACTGTGAGAGGAACAACGTACCCCACACATTCAGACAGAGAGGAACAACGTACCCCACACGTTAAGACTGTGAGAGGAACAATGTACCCCACACGTTCAGACTGTGAGAGGAACAATGTACCCCACACGTTCCCCACACGTTCAGGCTGTGAGAGGAACAACGTACCCCACACGTTCAGACTGTGAGAGGAACAACGTACCACACACGTTCAGACTGTGAGAGGAACAATGTACCCCACACGTTCAGACTGTGAGAGGAACAATGTACCCCACACGTTCCCCACACGTTCAGGCTGTGAGAGGAACAACGTACCCCACACGTTCAGACTGTGAGAGGAACAATGTACCCCACACGTTCAGACTGAGAGGAACAATGTACCCCACACGTTCAGACTGTGAGAGGAACAACGTACCCCACACGTTCAGACTGTGAGAGGAACAATGTACCCCACACTTTCAGACAGAGGAACAACGTACCCCACACATTCAGACAGAGAGGAACAACGTACCCCACACGTTAAGACTGTGAGAGGAACAACGTACCCCACACGTTCAGCCTGTGACAGGAAGGACGAGGGTGTAGCAAGGTGTGGATGCTGCacagcagctgctgctgctagccTCGCCTTTCAGAGACCGTGTCTCAAGTCTTCATGAGGCTAGTTCCTCTGCAGCAACAGTAACCACTCCGCTCTGAGGAAAACCTGTTTCCCCAACCACCATGACTGCTATCATTTAGTTGTCTGTAAAATTCCAGGCCCCAAAATAATTTATTCTTGCAACTTAGTTTTGTGATACAATATCAAGTAACTAGTGTGTGACAAAGCCCACTCAAACCTGTGGGTGACATGACCGTAGCAGAATGATTCATTAAACAGGATGTGCGTGGCCCATTTCACGCTTGCCAGAGTAATTGACAGAATATCTCTTATCTGTCAGCCGAAAATAAATATCCCTACCAGTGCTGCCAGCCGTGGAATTTATCTTTTACAGCTGGGCACGTTATCATTTTCAGTTTCAGTCATATTTCTCCTCATATTAGAAGCTGCATTGTTTCTGAGTACTTTGCAAGCTTCGTAGCACAGCAGATTCATACAGTCTGAACAACAAAATCAGACACGAGAAAAGTTTGACAGAACAAGATTGTCCGAGCAACAGTTCAATCTTGTGTGGTGGCCCAGGGCAGGAGAACATGGGGTTTCAAAGTGCTTCCTGTTGGGAGTCTTGTAGAGGTAAATTGCTAGAAAATGTATTAACGCTCTGTAAGAGACTGAAGTAAAACACTCAGTAATACTAACATGCAAACAGCTTTGGGCATGTGACTCTATTGATTCACTAAGTACTGCTTAACGAGACATCAATAGCTACATTCTCCAGGCAAAACCATTTGCTGTGATGTATCCTTTTAACTGCACCATGAAATTGCATTTAAATACTTACAAGCCATCTGAAGTCACGAGGGGTTCGAGAGGTAAAGTGAAACAAAACGTTTTAACTCTCAGATCATGGAACAGTGTTTACCTCTGCCCTTCACTAAAATCTACATCTATTTTTATAAAGGAAagaggaagaacacacacaaaaaaactgaaaatgatACACGGAGACTGAGATTCTGGTTCAAACAGAATCCAACCCAGCAGTCCACTCAGCAGTGTGTTGGTGTTCCAAGGGTGAAGGCATCTAGTGGTCCATGCCTGCTAACAGCTCTATTGAAGCTGCATGACCATTAGCATCTCTCTGAAGGTTAGCGAACTTCTCAGAAGGCAATGTCATGTACTTTTTACCCTGCTCGGCTCTCAGATGCCTGGCAAGCCAGCCGGGTGGAAGGAATACCCTGCACTGGCCTGACCTTCCGGAGCAACAGAACTACCATGCGTATTCACGATGAACCGGTGAAACATGTTTTTTAATATTCATGGGCATAAAATATGGAGGAGCTGCCTATGCAGTAAAATGCTACGAAATCACTACGCACATGAAAGGTTTGAATTGCGGCATAGCGCATGTTTTCTTAATGAAGTCAAATACGTAAGCGCAAAGCAGACATGTTTATACATGACATCTAGGCCTACCCGGTAAGTACAATCAAATTCCAAAGCATTGTAAGGCTGCTTACATTCTGCAGGAGGAAAGCAGCACATCTGTTCTCAAgtttaaacaacaacaacaagctcGAAAGGAACATGTGTGAAAGCAGAGTGGTGTCTGGAGGAAGATGGATCTCACCTGCATGGACGCCCCCTCTACCCGGGCCACGTACGCCAAGCGGTCCAGGACAGTAACGGTGACAGGCACGGCCACGAAGAACCCGCTGACGAACGCCCGGAGATACTTGCGACTCGCCCGAGTGTGCTGGGTCATTTCCTGTTTCCAGAAGAACACAGACCAGCCAATCAGTGCTTCCATGTGACAAGCACAGGCCAGTGCAGGGTGAGTTCTTTAGGCACACCTCATCTAGGCTTACAGACAgtaggtttcattatacatgGATATTCCACTTTTTGAAATCAGCAaatctgcccccctcccacacagactTTTTACtaagaaaattatatttaatgGCCGCATCCTCAGTTACAAGGCAGCTGTGATAGGTCTGCAGATATGAAAAACAAGACTTTACACAAGTCAAACTTTTCAGACTTCTGAACATTAGAGGAATATTCTAGAACATCATGCTGGACGATCACCTGCAGatcataaacaaacacaaacatttgagaGAATTTTAAATGGGTCCATCAAAGATTTATGTGGTTTTCCCACCTGCCTGTTTTGGCCTGCTCACATCTTGAGACATCCCAGTGGCTCAGTTTGCGATATGAAGCCAGTcaaacatttcaaaacagaaACTCCACCCAAAACAGAAACACCACTCGAAACAGAAACACCACAGAAACACCACCCAAAAGGTTTCCCTTGCCATTTGTGCAGCTTGAGTCTGTCCAACATCTTATTTGGTCACGGTTCTCTCATGTTTGCTGAGTAAAATGGTTTcttgtatttttcggaaaacaaGACGCATTTTCTATAACCCGCACCCcagcagaatgggagctttgtgtttgaaaAATCGGATTTTAACCTGCACTGAAATATATGCcacacttgatacgggaacaatgataccaagcaatgcacgagtaggctataggcgatcttacagcatgccgtaacacactttggttgtggatagtatgtccatgcGTGGCAAATTccattatgtctacaaaattcttttagatatagtataagtttagctatcTTGCAAAGCCTGATGATAGCCTACCAAGgttgaattacatttacatttagtcatttagcagacgctcttatccagagcgacttacagtaagtacagggacattccccccgaggcaagtagggtgaagtgccttgcccaaggacacaacgtcatttggcagagccggggatcgaaccagcaaccttctgattactagcccgattccctcaccgctcagccacctgactccctaacgacattagccaatgtcgttagagctagcgatgctagctaatgttggtttgctagctgtatataacatttcactgggtcttgcagctgtttgatttactgaaattatcatgaaatgttatgttctacgagccatttgcctactttagcaagttaCTGTagttccaagccctgatagtgtaactgagacgacagaGTAAATAATTGCTCTTTCAATTCCTCTTTCAATAAGCCATCGTGCCACCTgccagtgttgagcattaaatttgctgcacggtctgtagagatcttgggacaaagccacttttttgttctaaaaccgggctatacgctgcttcgaaatataagccatacaaccacaagaaaactgtaaaatcggggtacaagCCGTGGTTtaatttccgaaaaatacggtagtaGCGTAAGCCACAAGGGGGTCTGCAacctcatttacatttaattgTATTGCCTGAACTTTAAGTTATTACGTATGATTATAATATAAAACAGTAgtggagagggctcaggagaGCATGTGCCGGCATGCTCCAGGACAGAACTGCCTAGCCAATTAGAATCAACCTGCTGTTGTTCACTTCCTGCTCCTGGTTTGAGTCAGCCTGATGTAATGCAACTCATTTAGAAGCCAAGCACAGAACAGGTGGAGTCAACTCGCATCCAGATGTGCACcgtgccccaacacacacacacacacacacacacaacgctacAGCATCCTAATCAAAGGAACACTTTCCACATCCGTGTATATTTTACGTCTTATTAAACACAGTAATCTCTTTTCCAAACCCCACCATAGGGTATTGTAAGACATCAGTTACCatgtgctggagggagagaactCCAGCACTGGAGCAGAAAATCCATTCTAGCATAACAATCCATCCTGGCAGGAACATCCTGTCATTCCTTCATCTGTCCCTGTACAACCAGAGGAAAACTGCTGAATGGCATTAGGCGTTGGGAGAACTGAGGGTGACTTACAAGAGCAGCCCACATCTTCTGCATTAAAAAAACATACAGTACGGTCAAGACTTGTGGAGTTCACTGAATTTCATTTAGTCTGTTGCTAAGACTTAGGCCCAAACACACATCTCTTCTCAGAGGTGAAGACCTATGTCAGTATCGATCCAATGACCCACTTTAGCTTGAGGTTGGGGTGTACACAATACAATATATTTAGCTTGAGGTAACTCATAATATGCTACATGAACTCCTTAAGACAAATAAAGGTCAGAAATGTGTGTGCATAGTACTGTCTACacctgtgtgggtgggtgtgtgtgcgtgtgtgttagacaATCAACTCTACCAACTATGTTTTATGTTTGCTACCACTGGTCTGAAACATCTTCTTTTGTAAAGCTGCCAAGAAAGGTTGCAGTATTATCTGTATCAATAGCACACTGTGCGCCTTAGCTTGACATTGTTTACAGCAATGTGACAACTGCACTCAAGCACATTAAAGTGCGCTCCACGGAGAGAAAAAAAGCCTTTATCAAGGCTGCAGAAAAGGCATTAATACTGTCGACATGGTGACAAATGAGGTAGTGCTCTCTTTGAGCATTTGTATTCGTGCCAGTGTTCAAGTGTGCTGAAGCTG
Coding sequences within:
- the immp2l gene encoding mitochondrial inner membrane protease subunit 2 isoform X2, which encodes MTQHTRASRKYLRAFVSGFFVAVPVTVTVLDRLAYVARVEGASMQPSLNPEGVSASDVVLLNRWSVRNYQVRRGDIVSVLSPKNPQQKIIKRVIALEGDFIKTLGYKNRYVRVPDGHFWIEGDHHGHSLDSNSFGPVRHHTRCLWDWFTARPPT